In the genome of Deltaproteobacteria bacterium CG11_big_fil_rev_8_21_14_0_20_49_13, one region contains:
- a CDS encoding MFS transporter, translating into MKNRWWVVFGAILIQLSLGAIYAWSVFTKPLVEAGWTKTETQTVFSAGLAAFAVVMVLAGRLMPKIGPRKLAIAGGLVLGAGYILAGLFGGTSFWPVFIFVGLVGGAGIGLAYVVPIAVGMRWFPDKKGLVTGLAVAGFGFGAMLWVKLAGEWGNFLKPDVFGLSGTFMLYGVIFLVSVLIGGIWMTFPPEGFKPEGWTAPVAVAGKHVAGTVEFKSREMLGTSQYYMIMLTFAFGASAGLMSIGLMKLFPMQALTATGMSEVEASAIAGTAMAIFFSLANGIGRIAWGTISDKIGRKLSIALMMALQGVVVICFQWMAAVPVLLYLGATLIGFNFGGNFALFPYITADTFGTKSVGQNYGWVFLAYGVGGIFGPILGGKLGDLGNFPLAFTICGVSCLVAALLISAVRAPKKAAETAASCCACESHA; encoded by the coding sequence ATGAAGAACAGATGGTGGGTGGTGTTCGGTGCCATCCTTATACAGCTCTCTTTGGGGGCTATTTACGCATGGTCGGTATTTACAAAGCCGCTTGTTGAAGCAGGCTGGACAAAGACAGAGACACAGACGGTTTTTTCGGCTGGGTTGGCCGCTTTTGCTGTGGTGATGGTGTTGGCCGGAAGACTCATGCCTAAGATAGGGCCCAGAAAGCTGGCGATAGCCGGCGGCCTTGTGCTTGGAGCGGGGTATATTCTGGCAGGGCTTTTCGGAGGAACAAGCTTCTGGCCCGTCTTTATATTTGTGGGGCTCGTTGGCGGCGCAGGCATAGGCCTTGCCTATGTAGTTCCCATTGCGGTCGGAATGAGGTGGTTTCCCGATAAAAAGGGTCTGGTAACAGGTCTTGCTGTTGCAGGTTTCGGTTTCGGCGCTATGCTCTGGGTGAAACTGGCCGGTGAGTGGGGCAATTTTTTAAAGCCGGACGTCTTCGGCCTTAGTGGAACGTTTATGCTCTATGGTGTGATATTTCTAGTAAGCGTCTTGATAGGCGGTATCTGGATGACATTTCCGCCGGAAGGTTTCAAGCCGGAAGGGTGGACGGCCCCGGTTGCGGTGGCAGGTAAACACGTTGCCGGAACCGTGGAGTTCAAGAGCCGCGAGATGCTTGGCACATCCCAATATTATATGATAATGCTCACGTTCGCATTTGGCGCAAGCGCCGGACTTATGAGCATTGGACTTATGAAGCTCTTCCCGATGCAGGCACTGACGGCAACTGGAATGAGCGAGGTCGAAGCGAGCGCTATAGCCGGGACCGCAATGGCCATCTTCTTTTCGCTGGCTAACGGTATAGGACGTATCGCGTGGGGGACGATAAGCGACAAGATAGGCAGAAAGCTCTCAATAGCTCTCATGATGGCCCTTCAGGGTGTTGTAGTTATCTGCTTTCAATGGATGGCCGCCGTTCCTGTGCTACTCTACCTTGGCGCGACACTTATCGGTTTCAACTTTGGCGGTAACTTTGCCCTGTTCCCTTATATAACTGCCGACACCTTTGGAACGAAATCGGTCGGACAGAACTATGGCTGGGTATTCTTGGCCTATGGAGTGGGCGGCATCTTCGGTCCCATACTTGGCGGAAAGCTCGGCGACCTTGGCAACTTCCCGCTGGCATTCACCATCTGCGGCGTGTCATGTCTCGTTGCGGCCCTGCTTATATCTGCCGTGCGGGCGCCTAAGAAGGCTGCCGAAACCGCCGCTTCTTGCTGTGCGTGCGAATCACATGCCTGA
- a CDS encoding rubredoxin has translation MHHKFECTVCQYIYDPVEGDPDNGVEKGVPFEQLPEDWVCPECGAGKDMFEPIKH, from the coding sequence ATGCATCACAAATTCGAATGCACGGTCTGTCAGTATATCTATGATCCGGTAGAAGGCGACCCCGACAACGGTGTGGAAAAGGGAGTTCCGTTCGAACAGCTACCTGAAGACTGGGTCTGCCCCGAATGCGGAGCGGGCAAGGACATGTTCGAGCCTATCAAACACTAA
- a CDS encoding L-threonine 3-dehydrogenase — protein MKALQKASPQKGCKIIEAPVPKAKDDYVVCKVLATSICGTDVHIYNWDRWAQNRIKPPMIFGHEFCGEVVEAGPEVRNIKVGDRVSAETHIPCHSCKQCKNGKMHICKDLKILGVDINGCFAEYATLPEICCVKTNPALPPEICSVMEPFGNAVHAVSRSNVKDKDVSIVGDGPIGLFTVIVARALGARRIFAVGAQDYRLSLMKKLGPDYLFDARKHDVVKEIMSLTDGDGVDITLEMSGAPAAIFAGIKSTTPGGTLTLFGIPSKPVEIDLAGLIFKEIQVTSIVGRHMFDTWDQVNELLNSGKVDLRPLLTHTFPLEKIDTAMELLRPDNIQAGKIVLIP, from the coding sequence ATGAAAGCCCTCCAAAAAGCCAGCCCCCAAAAGGGATGCAAGATAATAGAAGCGCCCGTTCCAAAGGCCAAGGATGATTACGTTGTCTGCAAGGTGCTTGCTACTTCCATCTGCGGGACCGACGTTCACATCTATAACTGGGACCGGTGGGCGCAAAATCGCATTAAACCACCGATGATATTCGGGCACGAATTCTGCGGTGAGGTGGTCGAGGCGGGCCCGGAGGTCAGGAACATCAAAGTTGGCGACCGTGTCTCTGCCGAGACGCATATCCCCTGCCATTCCTGCAAACAGTGCAAGAACGGAAAGATGCACATCTGCAAAGACCTTAAGATACTTGGGGTCGATATCAACGGATGTTTTGCCGAATATGCAACGCTCCCCGAGATCTGCTGCGTTAAGACCAACCCCGCGTTGCCGCCCGAGATATGCTCCGTAATGGAACCTTTTGGAAATGCGGTACATGCGGTATCCAGAAGTAACGTTAAAGACAAGGATGTGTCCATAGTGGGCGACGGACCTATCGGTCTTTTTACGGTCATCGTGGCAAGGGCACTGGGCGCCAGGAGGATATTTGCGGTTGGTGCGCAGGATTACCGCCTAAGCCTCATGAAAAAGCTGGGTCCCGACTATCTTTTTGACGCAAGAAAACACGATGTCGTTAAAGAAATAATGTCCTTAACTGACGGAGACGGTGTTGACATAACTTTAGAGATGAGCGGAGCCCCCGCGGCAATATTTGCCGGCATTAAGTCGACCACCCCCGGCGGAACTCTCACACTGTTCGGAATACCTTCAAAACCGGTCGAAATAGATCTGGCTGGGCTCATATTTAAAGAGATACAGGTTACATCCATCGTAGGCCGGCATATGTTCGACACATGGGACCAGGTGAACGAGCTCCTCAACTCCGGCAAGGTCGATCTTCGCCCCCTTCTCACCCATACATTCCCGCTGGAAAAGATAGATACCGCGATGGAACTTTTAAGGCCCGATAATATTCAGGCGGGGAAGATAGTTTTAATACCGTAA